In Bordetella genomosp. 10, the genomic window TGGCCCATTTCCACGCACGAAGCGGGGCTGCACCTGGTCATGCACCTGCCCGCGGGCACCGACGACCTGGGCATCGCCATCGCGGCGCGCACCCTGGGACTGGCGGTGCGGCCGCTGTCGCGCTACTACGAGGGGACGGCCGGCGCGCCGGGCCTGTTGCTGGGTTATGCCTGCGTGCCTGATAATCTCATCGGTCCGTCCTTCCAGCGCCTGGTGCAGGTGATCACGCCCGCCCTGGAGCACCGGCGGCGGGCCCCCATGACGCGCGGCGCCTGAGACGGGCGCCAGCCGGATTCCGAATGCCGTATCCAAGGAGACAGCCCAGTGGCAAAGAAACACAAGATCGCAGTCATCGCCGGCGATGGCATAGGCAAGGAAGTCATGCCCGAGGGCCTGCGCGTGCTGGATGCGGCGGCGGCGCGCTTCGGCATCGATTTCCAGTGGGACCATTTCGACTGGAGCTGCGATCACTACGAAAAGCACGGCAAGATGATGCCGGACGACTGGCGCGAGCAGATCGGCGGCCATGAAGCGATTTTCTTCGGCGCCATCGGCTGGCCGGACAAGGTGCCGGACCATGAGGCGCTGTGGGGCTCGCTCTTCCGCTTCCGCCGCGATTTCGACCAGTACATCAACCTGCGCCCCGTGCGGCTGATGCCCGGCGTGGTCTCGCCGCTGGCCAATCGCAAGCCCGGCGACATCGATTTCTTCATCGTCCGCGAGAATACCGAGGGCGAGTATTCCAACAGCGGTGGCACGCTGTTCGCCGGCACCGAGCGCGAAGTCGTCATCCAGGAAAGCGTTTTCACCCGCATCGGCGCCGAACGCGTGCTGAAGTTCGCCTTCGAGCTGGCGCGCAAGCGCGGCAAGCACCTGACCGCCGCCACCAAGTCCAACGGCATTTCGATTTCGATGCCCTGGTGGGACGCCCGCGTGGCCGAAATGGCCCGGCACTACCCGGACGTGCGGTGGGACAAGTTCCACATCGATATCCTGTGCGCCCACTTCGTCCAGCATCCCGATCGCTTCGACGTGGTGGTGGCGTCGAACCTGTTCGGCGACATCCTGTCCGACCTCGGTCCCGCCTGCACGGGCACCATCGGCATCGCGCCTTCGGCCAACCTCAACCCGGAACGCAAGTTCCCGTCGCTGTTCGAGCCCGTGCATGGGTCGGCGCCGGACATCTACGGCAAGGGCATCGCCAATCCCATCGGGCAGATCTGGAGCGGCGCGCTGATGCTGGACTTCCTGGGCTACCCGGAGGCCTCGCAGGCGGTGGTGCGCGCCATCGAGGCCGTCCTGGAGCACGGTCCCCGCACGCCGGACATGCAGGGCAGCGCCAAGACCGCCGACGTCGGCAAGGCCGTCGCCGAGCGGCTGGCGCAGGCGTAGGCGCAGGGAAGGGGACGCCGATAACGCAGGGCTGTTACAAACCCGGCGCCCCGCGCTGCCGCCCCGTTATTTGCAAGGGCGGCGGGGAGGGAGCGGAAGGAAGGATTTGATGTAACAGTCCTATGCCGATCCGTATGAACCAACATAAATTCACGAAGATCGCAAGGCATTGGGAGCGAATCGGCGTTTTTAGCTGCGCCGTTTCATCGAATTTTCAATTTTGAATGCGGTTGTAAGGTTATAGTGTTGCGTGCAGTGCCGGACCCATGGGCGCGGGGGCGTCCAGTGATGCTGGCGGAGCTGCATTCCTTATCCGCACGACATGATCACTGAGTTCGAGTTTGGCATTGTTACCTTCTACAAGTTTGGCTATCGACACCGCTGAAAGCATGCCCGGTGCCGCGCCGCCGCGCACCTACGGCGACGGCGGCGGCGTGGTGCTTTACAACGGCAAGGTGGGCAATCAGCGCCTGGATCGCTTCTGGCGCAAGTTCTACTCGGCGATGCGCAGCCGGCGCATGCAGCACAACCGCCATCTGTGGCCCTACGTCTCGATCAAGCGCGACGCCACGGGCGCCATCTCGGCCTTCAAGGCCTTTCGCCATTCCGTGCCCCTGACCCCCATCAGCGAGGCCTTCTCCGCCCCTCACGAGCTGGTGCACCTGATCCTGAGCGGTCCGTCCATCGGCGAGATCCAGTACGACCGCCTGCCCATCGAGACGGCCATGGGCGTGAACGGCTCCATCGCGCTGGTCCACAAGTTCGATATTCCGTTCAAGTACTACTGCGTCATCGACCAGAATTTCGTGCGCCGCCGCATCGACCTGATGCGCGAGGTGGTGTCGCGCGACCTGACGCTGTTCGTCACGCCGGACGTGCTGCGCTATCTGATGCAGGGGATTCCGCCGGCCACCTACAAGTGCCGGATCTGCGTCATCGAAGTGGTGTCCGAGCGCGCCTACCAGCCGTCGTCGACGCCGCAGGAGCTGCTGGCGCTGGCGCAGGCCGGCCCGGAGATGTCGGTGTTCGACGCGGAGCGCGCGCTGGGCTTCAGCTTCAATGTGGCGCGGGGGGTGTTCGACGCGGATACCGTGGCCTATGCCGCCTTGCAGGTGATGGTGGCGGGCGGCGTGAAGAAGATGTACATCCACGGCCTGGACCTGGGGTTCTCCAGCGGCCGCCGCTTCTACGACGAAGGGGCGCGTCCCGAGACCAGCCGGCTGGTGCGCAATTTCGAACGCATGATAGAGCCGTCCTTCGCCCATGCCGCGCACCTGCTGCAGGCGCGCGGCGTCGAGCTCTACAACCTGTCGCTGGACAGCGCGCTGTCCGACCGCATCATTCCCAAGGTCAACTGGCGCACCTTGCTATCGCCTCCGGAGGCATAGCGCGATCCGTGGCGAGGCATATGAGATAGCACGATGAGATACGGGCCGCATGAGCGGCCCGTATCGTTTGTGCTTCAGCCTGGCTGTTTGCGCCGGCGCCGCCGGCCTCAGTGCGCGCCCGCCGCCGCCTCGGCCGCGCCGCCGCCCTTGCCCGCCCTGGCGGGACGGGCGAACCAGACCAGCGCGATCAGCGCGATGAAGATCACCGCCGACGCATAGAACACGTCCAGCGCCGACAGCGTGAACGCCTGGGCGTTGACGATGCCGTCCACGGCGGAAAGCGACTGCTGCGGCGACATGCCTATCGTCGACAGCGAATTCACCGCCTGGTCGAAGGCCTGCGTCCCCGGCCGGGCCGTTTCGGTCAGGTGCGCGTGGTGCATGGTCGCGCGGTTCTCCCACACCGTGGTGGCGATGGAGGTGCCGAAGCCGCCCATGGTCAAGCGGCAGAAGTTGGACAGCCCCGAGGCCGCCGGAATGCGCCAGGGTTCGATGCCGGACAGCGTGATCGACGTCAGCGGCACGAAGAAGGCGGCCATGGCCGCGCCCTGGATGATGGTCGGGATGACCAGGTTGCGCATGTCCGTCTGCGGCGTGAAGCCGGAGCGCAGATAGCACACCAGCGCGAACACGCAGAAGGCGAAGGTGACCAAGTGGCGCGGATCGCGCGTGGCCAGCAGGCGGCCGACCACGGGCGTGAGCACGATGGCCAGGATGCCCACGGGCGCGGTGACGATGCCGGCGTCCGTCGCCGTGTAGTTCATATTGCTTTGTAGCCAGAGCGGCAGCAGCACCACGTTGCCGAAGAACACGCCGTAGGCCACCGCCAGGGTGATCGCGCCCACCGAGAAATTGCGGATCTTGAACAGGCGCAGGTCCACCACCGGGTGGGCGTCGGTCAGCTCCCAGATCACGAAGAACACGAAGGCGATGACGACCACCACGGCCAGGGTGACGATGGTCGAGCTCTGGAACCAGTCCAGCTCCTTGCCCTTGTCGAGCATGACCTGCAGCGAACCGACCCAGACCACCAGCAGCAGCAGGCCGACCTTGTCGATGGGCCGCTTGTGCGTGACCGATTCCCGCTTGCCGTAGATGCGCCAGCTTATCCACGCGGCCAGCAGGCCCACCGGCACGTTGATGTAGAAGATCCAGGGCCAGGTGTAGTTATCGGATATCCACCCGCCCAGCAGCGGCCCGGCCACGGGCGCCACCAGCGTGGTCATGGCCCAGACCGCCAGCGCCATGCCGGCCTTTTCCTTGGGGAAGCTGGCCAGCATCAGGGCCTGCGAGAGCGGAATCATGGGACCGGCCACCGCGCCCTGCAGCACGCGAAAGCCGATCAGCGCTTCCAGCGTGGGCGCGAAGCCGCACAGCCACGAGGCCAGCACGAACAGCAGGGTGGAGGCCAGGAACAGCCTGACCTGGCCGAAGCGCTGCGTCAGCCAGCCCGTCAGCGGCACGGTGATGGCGTTGGCCACCGCGAAGGAGGTGATGACCCAGGTGCCCTGGCTGGTGCTGACGCCCAGGTCGCCGGAAATCGTCGGGATCGAGACGTTGGCGATCGAGGTGTCCAGCACGTTCATGAACACCGCGGTCGACAGCGCCACCGCGCCGACGATCCGCGTGGCCCCGGTCAGGGGCGCGTAGGTGCCGGGGGGCTGCGCCGGGGCGGCCGGCGCGTCGCCGGCGTTGGTGTTTTGCTCGCTCACTGGTGTGCGCTCCTGCCTGGCCGGCTTATTGCGCCAGGTTGGCCTGGATGATCTTCTGGATCATGGCGTCCGCTTCCTTGTGGTCGGGCTCGAAGGCGCGCGTCGACCAGGCCGGCTCGGCGCGGGTGGCCTCGGTCACGGCCTTGCCTTCCTGCTTGCCGACGTCGACTTCCACGTCCATGGACAGGCCGATGCGCAGGGGATGCGCCTGCAGCTCCTTGGGATCGAGCGCGATGCGCACGGGCACGCGCTGCACCACCTTGATCCAGTTGCCGGTGGCGTTCTGCGCGGGCAGCAGGGCGAACGCGCTGCCGGTGCCGGCATCCAGGCCGGCCACCTTGCCGTGGTACTTGACGCTGCCGCCGTACAGGTCGGCGGTCAGTTCCACGTCCTGGCCCACGCGCATGTTGCGCAACTGGCCTTCCTTGAAGTTCGCTTCCACCCAGACCTGGTCCAGCGGCACGATGTTCATCAGCGTGCTGCCGGGCGAGACGTGCTGGCCGACCTGCACGCCGCGGCGCGCCACCATGCCGGTCACCGGCGCCGGCAGCACCGTGCGCGAGCTGGCCAGCCAGGCGTTGCGGACGTTGGCGGCGGCTTCGAGCACGTCGGGATGCTGTTCGACCGTGGTGCCGTGCGTCAGGGCCTGGTTGGTGGCCAGCTTGGCCTTGGCGGCGGCCAGGGCGGCCTTGGCCTGCGCCACGCCGGATTCGGCGCTCTTCAGCGTGGTCTGGGCGTGCAGGATTTCCTCGCCGCTGACGCCGCCGGACTTGGCCAGGGCCTGGCGCCGCGCGAAGTCGCTGCGGGCGCGCGCCAGATCCGCCTGGGCCCGTTCGATGTCGGCCACGCGCACGTCGACGTCGGCGGCCAGCGCATCGTTCTGCACGTACAGCGTGCGCACCTGGCGCACCGTCTGGCCCAGCTTGGCCTCGGCCTGCGCCAGCGCGATGTCGGTGTCGGCGTTGTCCAGGCGCACCACGGGCGCGCCGGCCTGCACGGTCTCGGTGTCGTCGGCTTCGATCGCCACCACCGTGCCGGGCACCTGCGGCGTGATCTGCACCAGGTTGCCGTGCACGTAGGCGTCGTCCGTGCTCTCGAAATGCGAACCGACCACCCACCACCAGACGGCGTAGGCGATGGCGATCAGAATGAAAACACCGGTTGCCAGCAACATCAGGCGTTTGCGGGCGGGATTGGGAGTCTGCGGGGCATTCATGACGTGGTGTCCGATGGGTTCAATGGGTGTTGTTCTGGTCGTCGGAGGCCGCGGCGGCCTCCACGTAGCCGCCGCCCAGGGCCTTGGCGAGGTCGGCATCGAGCTTGTACGCGCGGAAGCGCAGGTCGGTGTCCAGGCGCGCCTGCGTCAGCACGCTGTCCTGCGCTACCAGCACGGTCAGGTAATTGCCCAGGCCGGCGCGGTAGCGGTTCACGGCGAGGTCGTAGGCCGCGTCGGTGGAGGCGCGCGCCTGGCGCTGTTCGACGGTCTCGCGTTCCAGCAGGCGCAGCGCGTCCAGCGCGTCGGCGGTCTGCTGCACGGCGGTCAGCACCGTCTGGTTGTAGTCGGCGATCGCCAGGTCGGCATCGGCGCGGCGGCCCGCCAGGTTGGCGTTGAGCTCGCCGTTGTGGAACAGCGGCAGCGAAATCGCCGGCCCGATGTTGGCGACGCGGCTGCCGGCGTCCAGCAGGTTGCCGGTGCCCAGGGCCTGGAAGCCGATGAAGGCGGTGAGGTTGACGTTGGGGTAGAACTGCGCCTTGGCGACGTCGATCTCCTTCTGCGCCGCTTCCGCGCGCCAGCGCGCGGCCGTCACGTCGGCGCGATGGCCCAGCAGTTCCAGCGGCACGGTGGCGGGCAGGGCGCCGCCGGGCGCGGTCAGCGTGGCGGCGGCCAGGCGCTGGCCGCGCTCCGGGCCCGCGCCCACCAGCGCGGCGACCTGGTTGCGCAGTTGCGCCAGCGTGGTCTCGATCTGGGTCAACTGCACCTTGCCGGCGGCCAGCGCGGCGTCGGCCTGCTTGACTTCCACCTGCGTGTCCAGGCCGGCGCTGAAGCGCTGGGCGGTAATGGACTGGACGTTCTCGCGCTGCTTGAGGATGCGCTGCAGGACCTCGCGCTGCGCGAAGGCGTCCTGCAGGTTCAGGTAGGCCTGCACCACCGCGCTGCTCAGCATGACGCGAGCCGCCTGGCGGTCGGCCTCGGCGGCTTGCTGCTGCGACAGCGCGGCCTTCAGGTGCGAGCTGTGCTTGCCCCAGAAGTCCAGTTCATAGCTGAAGTTCAGCCCCAGGCTGTTGTCGCTCTGCACCGAGCCGGCCAGCGGCGCCGGGTAGATGTAGTTCTTGGAAATATGCTCGCGCTGCAGGCTGTAGGTGGCGTCGACGTGCGGCAGCAGCGGCGAACGGGCCGTGCCCACGGCGGCGTTGGCCTGGGCCAGGCGCGCCTGGGCCGAGGCCATCGAGGGGCTGTTGGCCAGGGCTTCATCCACCAGGGCGTCGAGCTGGCTGTCCTGGTAGCGGCGCCACCATTTGTCCGTGGGCCAGTCGGCGGTGGCCGTGCTCAGGCCCAGCGCGGTCCCGTCGACCTGCTTGACCGGTTGGGGACCTGGCTCCATCAGCGCGCAACCGCCCAGGGTCAGGACCAGCAAGGAGCTCAATAAGCGTTTCATAGAAGGTGTGGAGATGAGATGCTTTAAGTATTTGTTCAGGATGTAATTGCCTAGGCAGCAAACTGGGCGAATAAACGCCGCCGATTGCGCCGCGCCGTCATCGGGGCGGCGGCACCGGCGCCGAGCCGTTGGCCAGCATGCGGCGCATGAAATGGGCGAGCATTTCCACCTCCTTCTCCGTGAAACCGCGCAGAAAGTGATTCAGGGTACGGGCAATGTTCAGGGGGATCTGCCGGGTGATGGCGGCGCCTTCTTCCGTGACCTCGATCTTGACCACGCGGCGGTCCTGCTCGCTGCGCTGGCGGCGCAGCAATCCCTTGGCTTCCAGGCGATCCAGGGTGCGCGTCATGGCGCCCGTGTCGACGTCGGTCATGCGCGCCAGTTCGGCCCCCGTGTCGGCGCGTCCCAGGCTGACCATGGCCAGCGGGCGCCATTGCGAGGCCGTCAGTCCGAGCGGGGCCATCTCCTGGTCCAGCGCCCGGGTGAACGCGTTGTACACCAGCTTGATGAGATACCCGGGGTTCTCTTCAAACATTTGCAGGCGGTCGCACCGGTAGGGCGGCGAATCGTCTGACGTGTCAGGGATCTCAATGTTCATGGATCGAAATATAGTTGCCTAGACAGTTATTGTCAATAAAGACAGGGACGGTCTCAGGGTCTTCGGGGACGCTCCATCGCCCCGGGGGCGGCGGGTTCGCGCGCGGCCCGCGCCGGCGTGTCGCCGGCGACGCAGAAAGGGGGTGCAAACGTGGCGCTCCCGCACATAAAATCCGGCCCATGACTTCAACGACCGCCACCCCGGCCGCCCGCGGCTATTCGCGGCGCGCCGATCCTGGCCGGCGCATGCGCGCACGCCGGCCGGCGGCCGGCATGCGCCGGTGCGCCGCGCGCGACGGCGCGAATTCCCTCGCTTTCCATCCATCCTGTACCCAACGATAAACGCAGAAAAAGGAGCGTTGCATGGCCAGCACTATCGCAAAGGCAATCCAGCTCGAAACCCACGGCGGTCCCGAGGTCCTGAAACTCGTCGACCTGGAAGTGCCGCCCCCCGGCCCGAAGGAAGTCACGATCCGCCAGCACGCCGCGGGCTTGAACTTCATCGACATCTACTACCGCACCGGCCTGTATCCGCACCCGCTGCCGCACGGCCTGGGCTCGGAAGGCGCGGGCGTGGTGGAGGCGGTCGGCAGCGAAGTCACGCACCTGAAGACGGGCGACCGCGTGGCCTACGGGCAGAGCCCCCTGGGCGCCTATGCGCAGGTGCGCAACGT contains:
- a CDS encoding MarR family winged helix-turn-helix transcriptional regulator; protein product: MNIEIPDTSDDSPPYRCDRLQMFEENPGYLIKLVYNAFTRALDQEMAPLGLTASQWRPLAMVSLGRADTGAELARMTDVDTGAMTRTLDRLEAKGLLRRQRSEQDRRVVKIEVTEEGAAITRQIPLNIARTLNHFLRGFTEKEVEMLAHFMRRMLANGSAPVPPPR
- a CDS encoding HlyD family secretion protein, translating into MNAPQTPNPARKRLMLLATGVFILIAIAYAVWWWVVGSHFESTDDAYVHGNLVQITPQVPGTVVAIEADDTETVQAGAPVVRLDNADTDIALAQAEAKLGQTVRQVRTLYVQNDALAADVDVRVADIERAQADLARARSDFARRQALAKSGGVSGEEILHAQTTLKSAESGVAQAKAALAAAKAKLATNQALTHGTTVEQHPDVLEAAANVRNAWLASSRTVLPAPVTGMVARRGVQVGQHVSPGSTLMNIVPLDQVWVEANFKEGQLRNMRVGQDVELTADLYGGSVKYHGKVAGLDAGTGSAFALLPAQNATGNWIKVVQRVPVRIALDPKELQAHPLRIGLSMDVEVDVGKQEGKAVTEATRAEPAWSTRAFEPDHKEADAMIQKIIQANLAQ
- a CDS encoding efflux transporter outer membrane subunit — its product is MKRLLSSLLVLTLGGCALMEPGPQPVKQVDGTALGLSTATADWPTDKWWRRYQDSQLDALVDEALANSPSMASAQARLAQANAAVGTARSPLLPHVDATYSLQREHISKNYIYPAPLAGSVQSDNSLGLNFSYELDFWGKHSSHLKAALSQQQAAEADRQAARVMLSSAVVQAYLNLQDAFAQREVLQRILKQRENVQSITAQRFSAGLDTQVEVKQADAALAAGKVQLTQIETTLAQLRNQVAALVGAGPERGQRLAAATLTAPGGALPATVPLELLGHRADVTAARWRAEAAQKEIDVAKAQFYPNVNLTAFIGFQALGTGNLLDAGSRVANIGPAISLPLFHNGELNANLAGRRADADLAIADYNQTVLTAVQQTADALDALRLLERETVEQRQARASTDAAYDLAVNRYRAGLGNYLTVLVAQDSVLTQARLDTDLRFRAYKLDADLAKALGGGYVEAAAASDDQNNTH
- a CDS encoding DHA2 family efflux MFS transporter permease subunit; this translates as MSEQNTNAGDAPAAPAQPPGTYAPLTGATRIVGAVALSTAVFMNVLDTSIANVSIPTISGDLGVSTSQGTWVITSFAVANAITVPLTGWLTQRFGQVRLFLASTLLFVLASWLCGFAPTLEALIGFRVLQGAVAGPMIPLSQALMLASFPKEKAGMALAVWAMTTLVAPVAGPLLGGWISDNYTWPWIFYINVPVGLLAAWISWRIYGKRESVTHKRPIDKVGLLLLVVWVGSLQVMLDKGKELDWFQSSTIVTLAVVVVIAFVFFVIWELTDAHPVVDLRLFKIRNFSVGAITLAVAYGVFFGNVVLLPLWLQSNMNYTATDAGIVTAPVGILAIVLTPVVGRLLATRDPRHLVTFAFCVFALVCYLRSGFTPQTDMRNLVIPTIIQGAAMAAFFVPLTSITLSGIEPWRIPAASGLSNFCRLTMGGFGTSIATTVWENRATMHHAHLTETARPGTQAFDQAVNSLSTIGMSPQQSLSAVDGIVNAQAFTLSALDVFYASAVIFIALIALVWFARPARAGKGGGAAEAAAGAH
- a CDS encoding tartrate dehydrogenase; translation: MAKKHKIAVIAGDGIGKEVMPEGLRVLDAAAARFGIDFQWDHFDWSCDHYEKHGKMMPDDWREQIGGHEAIFFGAIGWPDKVPDHEALWGSLFRFRRDFDQYINLRPVRLMPGVVSPLANRKPGDIDFFIVRENTEGEYSNSGGTLFAGTEREVVIQESVFTRIGAERVLKFAFELARKRGKHLTAATKSNGISISMPWWDARVAEMARHYPDVRWDKFHIDILCAHFVQHPDRFDVVVASNLFGDILSDLGPACTGTIGIAPSANLNPERKFPSLFEPVHGSAPDIYGKGIANPIGQIWSGALMLDFLGYPEASQAVVRAIEAVLEHGPRTPDMQGSAKTADVGKAVAERLAQA